From a single Mangifera indica cultivar Alphonso chromosome 19, CATAS_Mindica_2.1, whole genome shotgun sequence genomic region:
- the LOC123202982 gene encoding cytochrome c yields the protein MASFSEAPPGNAKAGEKIFKTKCAQCHTVEKGAGHKQGPNLNGLFGRQSGTTAGYSYSAANKNMAVNWEEKTLYDYLLNPKKYIPGTKMVFPGLKKPQERADLIAYLKESTAS from the exons ATGGCGTCGTTCAGTGAGGCTCCTCCTGGTAATGCAAAGGCCGGAGAGAAGATCTTCAAGACCAAGTGTGCCCAGTGCCACACCGTGGAAAAAGGCGCCGGTCATAAACAGG GGCCCAATCTCAATGGACTGTTTGGAAGGCAATCCGGTACAACAGCTGGGTATTCCTACTCTGCTGCAAACAAGAACATGGCTGTGAATTGGGAGGAAAAGACATTGTATGACTACTTGCTCAACCCCAAGAAG TACATTCCTGGAACAAAGATGGTTTTCCCTGGTTTGAAGAAGCCACAGGAGCGTGCTGATCTCATTGCATACTTGAAGGAATCCACTGCATCATAA